One part of the Marinobacterium rhizophilum genome encodes these proteins:
- the recO gene encoding DNA repair protein RecO: MDYRLDGQAAYVLHARPYRDTSLLVDCFTLEYGKVSLVARGARRPGSRSRASIQCFVPLQLSWSGRSELKTLSQAEAVAPPVFLQGRALLCGLYLNELLQRLLQPVDPHPQLYVYYQYALNELLLGQDIEGALRTFERRLLSEVGYALELSGLDAQALYLLQPQGGFQPVVLNPSTERQRCFGGQQLLAIGEDDYSDPRTRRAAKRLMRLALDQLLGGKALRSRELFQRPAVPAGISAGHS, translated from the coding sequence ATGGACTATCGCCTCGATGGGCAGGCCGCTTATGTGCTGCATGCCCGTCCCTACCGCGACACCAGCCTGCTGGTGGACTGCTTTACGCTGGAATACGGCAAGGTCAGCCTGGTTGCCCGGGGCGCGCGCCGCCCCGGTTCCCGCTCCCGTGCCAGTATTCAGTGCTTCGTGCCGCTGCAGTTGAGCTGGTCCGGGCGCAGTGAACTGAAAACCCTCAGCCAGGCCGAGGCGGTTGCCCCCCCCGTCTTTCTGCAGGGCAGGGCGCTGTTGTGCGGCCTCTACCTGAATGAGCTGTTGCAGCGCCTGCTGCAGCCGGTCGACCCCCACCCGCAGCTGTATGTCTATTACCAGTACGCCCTGAACGAGCTGCTCCTGGGGCAGGATATCGAGGGCGCGCTGCGTACCTTCGAACGCCGTCTGCTGAGCGAAGTCGGTTATGCGCTTGAACTGAGTGGTCTGGACGCTCAGGCGCTGTACCTGCTGCAGCCCCAGGGCGGTTTTCAGCCCGTTGTTCTCAACCCCTCGACCGAGCGGCAGCGCTGTTTCGGTGGTCAGCAGTTGCTGGCCATTGGCGAAGATGATTATTCAGACCCCCGGACGCGTCGTGCGGCCAAGCGGCTGATGCGCCTGGCGCTGGACCAGCTGCTCGGTGGCAAGGCGTTGAGAAGCCGCGAACTATTTCAGCGTCCTGCCGTGCCTGCGGGCATCAGTGCCGGACACTCTTGA
- the pdxJ gene encoding pyridoxine 5'-phosphate synthase, with translation MIEPSRLLLGVNIDHIATLRQARGTRYPDPVQAAMLAEEAGADGITVHLREDLRHIQERDVRLLKETLQTRMNLEMAVTDAMLAFAEEIRPAHSCLVPEKREELTTEGGLDVAGQEAKMKAACDRLAAAGIEVSLFIDPDRTQIDATVRCGAPVIELHTGAYADATTAQAQRAELERIRDAARYAWEQGLIVNAGHGLHYHNVEQIAEIPELNELNIGHGLIARALFVGLKDAVAEMRRLILETQARVQPQRDALSR, from the coding sequence GTGATTGAGCCAAGCCGTTTGTTGCTGGGAGTCAACATCGATCATATCGCGACCCTGCGCCAGGCCAGGGGCACCCGTTACCCCGATCCCGTACAGGCCGCCATGCTGGCCGAAGAGGCCGGTGCCGATGGCATAACGGTGCATCTGCGCGAAGACCTGCGTCATATTCAGGAGCGCGATGTCCGCCTGCTGAAGGAAACGCTGCAGACGCGCATGAACCTCGAAATGGCGGTCACCGACGCAATGCTGGCCTTCGCCGAGGAGATTCGTCCGGCCCACAGCTGTCTGGTGCCGGAGAAGCGTGAAGAGCTCACCACCGAGGGCGGCCTCGATGTGGCCGGGCAGGAAGCCAAAATGAAGGCGGCCTGTGATCGTCTGGCGGCAGCCGGTATCGAAGTGTCGCTGTTTATCGATCCCGACCGCACCCAGATCGACGCCACCGTGCGCTGTGGTGCGCCTGTGATCGAGCTGCACACCGGCGCCTATGCCGATGCGACCACGGCGCAGGCGCAGCGTGCCGAGCTGGAGCGCATCCGGGACGCTGCCCGCTATGCCTGGGAGCAGGGGCTGATCGTGAATGCCGGCCACGGGCTGCATTACCATAACGTCGAGCAGATCGCCGAAATCCCCGAACTGAACGAGCTGAATATCGGCCATGGCCTGATCGCTCGGGCACTTTTCGTCGGTTTGAAGGATGCGGTTGCAGAAATGCGCCGGCTGATACTCGAAACCCAGGCGCGGGTGCAACCGCAGCGGGACGCGCTGAGCCGATGA
- the acpS gene encoding holo-ACP synthase produces the protein MIAGIGTDLVQIDRIAAALARTPRLAERILRPEERVGFAASRDQARYLAKRFAAKEAAVKALGTGIGRGVSWQHLEVRHDTLGKPCLQLSGGAQVRALELGISRLHLSYSDEQQWVVAFVVAEQDR, from the coding sequence ATGATCGCAGGTATCGGTACCGACCTGGTGCAGATCGATCGCATCGCTGCAGCGCTTGCCCGCACGCCGCGTCTGGCCGAGCGGATCCTCAGGCCCGAGGAGCGGGTGGGCTTTGCCGCCAGCCGGGACCAGGCACGCTATCTGGCCAAGCGTTTTGCCGCCAAGGAAGCGGCGGTCAAGGCGCTGGGAACGGGTATTGGCCGTGGCGTGAGCTGGCAGCACCTGGAGGTCAGGCACGATACCCTGGGCAAACCCTGTTTGCAGCTCAGCGGTGGCGCACAGGTGCGAGCACTGGAGCTGGGCATCAGCCGGCTGCACCTGTCCTACAGTGATGAGCAACAATGGGTGGTCGCCTTCGTGGTGGCCGAGCAGGACCGCTAA
- the cysM gene encoding cysteine synthase CysM — MTSEFPTIEHYIGKTPLVQLQRLPGQTSNIILCKLEGNNPAGSVKDRPALAMIQQAQARGDIRPGDTLIEATSGNTGIALAMAAAIKGYKLILIMPDNSSAERKSSMTAYGAELITVTAEQGMEGARDLAEQMEAAGKGRVLDQFANLDNPDAHYLGTGPEIWQQSHGRVTHFVSSMGTTGTIMGTSRYLKEQNPQIQVVGLQPSDGSQIPGIRRWPQAYLPKIFDPARVDQVLDIEQREAEDCMRALARQEGIFCGVSSGGAVAGALRLSAQLENAVIVCIICDRGDRYLSTGVYSQG; from the coding sequence ATGACTTCAGAATTTCCCACCATCGAGCACTACATTGGCAAAACACCGCTGGTGCAGTTGCAGCGCCTGCCGGGCCAGACGTCCAACATTATTCTGTGCAAGCTCGAGGGCAACAACCCGGCGGGCTCGGTAAAGGATCGCCCGGCGCTGGCCATGATCCAGCAAGCGCAAGCCCGTGGTGACATTCGTCCAGGCGATACCCTGATCGAGGCGACTTCCGGCAACACCGGTATCGCCCTGGCGATGGCCGCTGCCATCAAGGGCTACAAGCTGATACTGATCATGCCGGACAATTCCAGTGCCGAGCGCAAGTCCTCCATGACCGCCTACGGCGCCGAGCTAATAACGGTGACGGCGGAGCAGGGCATGGAAGGCGCGCGTGACCTGGCCGAGCAGATGGAAGCGGCGGGCAAGGGGCGGGTGCTGGATCAGTTTGCCAACCTGGACAACCCCGATGCGCACTACCTGGGCACCGGGCCGGAAATCTGGCAGCAGTCCCATGGGCGCGTGACCCATTTTGTCTCCTCCATGGGTACCACGGGCACCATTATGGGCACGTCGCGCTACCTGAAAGAGCAAAACCCGCAGATTCAGGTGGTGGGCTTGCAACCCAGTGATGGCTCGCAGATTCCGGGTATCCGGCGTTGGCCCCAGGCTTACCTGCCGAAGATCTTCGACCCTGCGCGGGTGGACCAGGTGCTGGATATCGAGCAGCGTGAAGCGGAAGACTGCATGCGGGCGCTGGCGCGACAGGAAGGCATCTTTTGCGGCGTCTCGTCCGGCGGGGCGGTGGCCGGCGCCCTGCGGCTCTCGGCACAGCTGGAGAATGCCGTGATCGTCTGCATTATCTGCGACAGGGGCGACCGTTACCTGTCGACCGGCGTCTACAGCCAGGGGTGA
- the relA gene encoding GTP diphosphokinase — protein MVKVREDHPIREDGTVDLDLWLLNLQQQVDITDLNQIRAACELAKASEQRAQAVSEDDIWSKKSLGSYRTGLDMASILAELQQDTLTLVAAILYRAVRENKLDLKTVSEQFGAEAAQLIDGVLQMAAIGTRKNPRFEEAVLGTGVNQVDNVRKMLVAMIDDVRVALIKIAERTCAIRGVKTGTRRKRYLVAREVFDIYAPLAHRLGIGHIKWELEDLSFRYLKPNDYKDIATLLDEKRLDRQEFINAVVAKLQQDLAAVNIHGQVMGRAKHIYSIWRKMQRKNIEFSQVYDVRAVRILVPETRDCYTALGIVHGLWRNIPHEFDDYIASPKPNGYRSLHTAVIGPEGKVLEIQIRTQAMHDEAELGVCAHHLYKGTDINSRSSSYEDKIAWLRQVLEWHDDLGQSEAFGDMLRGDVTQDRVYVFTPEGHVLDLPHGATALDFAYRVHTEIGHRCRGAKVNGRIIPLTRALKTGDQVEIMTANEERPRRDWLNTNLGYVTTSRARAKIAHWFKEQARDQNADAGRHIVEREFKRLALDIREINLEQIARELSYRQADDMFAGLGAGDLRLSQIINAAQRQVEVDHVDEQLDLALPTVSNARVTGDDSIRIRGVGNLLTKMATCCKPVPGDQIVGYITQGRGVSVHREDCSNALALREHERERMIEVDWGEEGEATYPVDIFIEAYDRSGLLRDIMMELANSSLNVLAANTLTDRKSNVARLTITVEISRLELLGRIMDKINQIPNVIDVHRQRSGTA, from the coding sequence ATGGTGAAAGTCAGAGAAGATCATCCCATTCGTGAGGATGGCACCGTGGATCTGGATTTGTGGCTGTTGAATCTGCAGCAGCAGGTCGATATTACCGATCTCAATCAGATACGCGCGGCCTGCGAGCTGGCCAAGGCTTCCGAGCAGCGCGCCCAGGCCGTGAGTGAAGACGATATCTGGTCCAAGAAGAGCCTTGGAAGCTATCGTACAGGCCTGGACATGGCCAGCATACTGGCCGAGTTGCAACAGGATACGCTGACCCTGGTGGCGGCCATTCTGTACCGTGCGGTGCGCGAGAATAAACTCGACCTCAAAACGGTGAGCGAGCAGTTCGGCGCCGAGGCGGCGCAACTGATTGATGGCGTGCTGCAGATGGCCGCCATCGGTACCCGCAAGAACCCCCGCTTTGAAGAAGCGGTGCTCGGCACCGGCGTGAACCAGGTCGATAACGTTCGCAAGATGCTGGTGGCGATGATCGATGATGTGCGGGTCGCACTGATCAAGATTGCCGAGCGTACCTGCGCCATTCGTGGCGTCAAGACCGGTACCCGCCGCAAGCGCTACCTGGTTGCCCGCGAAGTTTTCGATATCTATGCCCCGCTGGCGCACCGGCTGGGAATCGGGCATATCAAGTGGGAGCTCGAGGATCTGTCGTTCCGATACCTCAAACCCAACGATTACAAGGATATCGCCACACTGCTGGATGAGAAACGGCTGGACCGGCAGGAGTTTATCAATGCCGTGGTCGCCAAGCTCCAGCAGGATCTGGCGGCCGTCAATATTCACGGTCAGGTCATGGGCCGGGCCAAGCACATCTACAGCATCTGGCGCAAAATGCAGCGCAAGAACATCGAGTTCAGCCAGGTCTACGATGTCCGGGCGGTGCGTATTCTGGTGCCGGAAACCCGCGACTGCTACACCGCGCTCGGTATCGTGCATGGCCTGTGGCGCAACATTCCCCACGAGTTCGATGACTACATCGCGTCCCCCAAGCCCAATGGCTACCGTTCCCTGCATACGGCAGTCATAGGCCCGGAAGGCAAGGTGCTGGAAATTCAGATCCGAACCCAGGCGATGCACGATGAAGCCGAGCTCGGGGTCTGTGCCCATCACCTGTACAAGGGCACCGACATCAACAGTCGCAGTTCGTCCTACGAGGACAAGATTGCCTGGCTGCGCCAGGTGCTCGAATGGCACGACGACCTGGGGCAGAGCGAAGCCTTCGGTGACATGCTGCGCGGCGATGTCACCCAGGACCGGGTCTACGTCTTTACGCCCGAAGGGCATGTACTGGACCTCCCCCACGGTGCCACGGCGCTGGATTTTGCCTACCGTGTGCATACCGAGATCGGCCATCGCTGTCGTGGCGCCAAGGTCAACGGCCGCATTATTCCCCTGACGCGGGCGCTGAAAACCGGCGATCAGGTCGAGATCATGACCGCCAACGAAGAGCGGCCGCGGCGGGACTGGCTCAATACCAACCTGGGGTATGTCACCACCTCCAGGGCCCGGGCCAAGATCGCGCACTGGTTCAAGGAGCAGGCGCGGGATCAGAATGCCGACGCTGGCCGCCATATCGTCGAGCGGGAGTTCAAGCGCCTGGCACTGGATATCCGGGAAATCAACCTGGAGCAGATCGCCCGGGAGCTGAGCTACCGCCAGGCGGATGACATGTTCGCAGGGCTGGGTGCCGGTGATTTGCGCCTGTCCCAGATCATCAATGCAGCGCAGCGCCAGGTCGAGGTCGACCACGTCGACGAGCAGCTCGACCTGGCCCTGCCGACGGTCAGTAACGCCAGGGTGACGGGCGACGACAGCATCCGTATTCGGGGTGTGGGCAACCTGCTGACCAAGATGGCAACCTGCTGCAAGCCGGTGCCGGGGGATCAGATCGTCGGTTATATCACCCAGGGCCGGGGGGTGTCGGTGCATCGCGAGGACTGCAGCAACGCCCTGGCGTTGCGTGAGCACGAACGCGAACGCATGATCGAGGTGGACTGGGGCGAAGAGGGCGAAGCCACTTACCCTGTGGATATCTTCATCGAGGCCTACGACCGCTCGGGCCTGCTGCGTGACATCATGATGGAGCTGGCCAACAGCAGCCTCAATGTGCTGGCGGCCAATACCCTGACAGACCGCAAAAGCAATGTGGCGCGCCTGACGATCACGGTGGAAATTTCCCGCCTCGAACTGCTCGGTCGCATCATGGACAAGATCAACCAGATACCCAATGTGATTGACGTGCACCGTCAGCGCAGCGGGACTGCCTGA
- the mazG gene encoding nucleoside triphosphate pyrophosphohydrolase: MATYDLDDLLTLMARLRDPVDGCPWDLKQDFASIVRHTLEEAYEVADTIERQDWPHLKDELGDLLFQVIFYARLGDESGHFDFAAIVDNLVRKLLRRHPHVFPAGTLASRAGDMQRSEQQVSATWELIKQEEREGKASPGVLDDIPAALPGLSRALKLQKRASGVGFDWNDPLLVLDKIEEEIGELREAIARGAQDEITDEMGDLLFAQVNLARHLGVDPETAVRSTNAKFVRRFAHIEDAVTASGRDWDSFSLDELDAFWNEAKVRGL; the protein is encoded by the coding sequence ATGGCTACATACGACCTGGACGATTTGCTCACCCTGATGGCGCGCCTGCGCGACCCCGTGGACGGCTGCCCCTGGGATCTCAAGCAGGACTTTGCCAGCATCGTGCGGCATACCCTGGAAGAGGCCTATGAAGTGGCCGATACCATTGAGCGGCAGGACTGGCCGCACCTGAAGGACGAGCTGGGCGATCTGCTGTTTCAGGTGATTTTCTACGCCCGGCTCGGCGATGAAAGTGGTCACTTCGACTTCGCCGCCATCGTCGACAACCTGGTGCGCAAACTGCTCCGGCGCCACCCCCATGTTTTTCCGGCCGGTACGCTCGCGTCCCGTGCCGGCGACATGCAACGCAGCGAGCAGCAGGTCAGTGCCACCTGGGAACTGATCAAGCAGGAAGAGCGTGAGGGCAAGGCCAGTCCGGGTGTGCTGGATGATATACCGGCAGCGCTGCCGGGCCTGAGCCGGGCGCTGAAGCTGCAAAAGCGGGCCTCGGGCGTCGGCTTTGACTGGAATGATCCGCTGCTGGTGCTCGACAAGATCGAAGAAGAGATCGGCGAGTTGCGCGAGGCCATCGCCCGGGGTGCCCAGGATGAAATTACCGACGAGATGGGCGATCTGCTGTTTGCCCAGGTCAACCTGGCCCGGCACCTGGGCGTGGACCCCGAGACCGCCGTGCGCAGTACCAATGCCAAGTTTGTACGTCGATTTGCGCATATCGAAGACGCCGTAACGGCATCGGGCCGCGACTGGGACAGCTTCAGCCTCGATGAACTGGATGCTTTCTGGAACGAGGCCAAGGTGCGGGGGCTTTGA
- the ppc gene encoding phosphoenolpyruvate carboxylase, protein MADLHEALRDDVRMLGDCLGQTIETQLGEAFLQKVERIRKLAKAGRLEDNSEYHELLSALGELNEDEVLPVARAFTQFLNLANIAEEHHRVRRRLEDSGKDAPASLSQLFLRLSDRGFSVREIADGLGKLSVDLVLTAHPTEVNRRTLIQKFDDIADCLKRNDRGEKVQHRLRELVSQIWHTDEIRQQRPTPVEEAKWGFAVIENSLWQAVPKFLRSLDEQLQEVLGEGLPLDCCPVRYSSWMGGDRDGNPNVTAAVTREVLLLSRWMATDLYYRDIDQLRSELSMSQCNASLRERVGEQSEPYRALLGEVRAALGRTKAWLKAQLDGNPEPARGILLHEQELLQPLLLCHQSLRDCGMQIIAQGRLQDMIRRIACFGMTLVKLDIRQNADRHAGVFDELTAFYGLGCYSDWDEAQRQQFLLAELNSPRPLLPRAWQPSALVQEVLDTCKVVAASQENSLGSYVISMASQPSDVLSVILLLQEAGIGHNMRVVPLFETLSDLQGAHGCIDALLSLDWYQDYIQGQQEVMIGYSDSAKDAGQLAAAWGQFQAQEELTAVCRRHQVHLTLFHGRGGTVARGGGPSHTAILAQPPGSVDHGLRVTEQGEMIRFKFGIPEIAIRNMELYTAAVLQATLDPTPGPLPQWRSQIERMALKGLTEYRAVVREDEHFVPYFRAATPEQELAKLPLGSRPAKRRTDGGIESLRAIPWIFAWTQTRLMLPAWLGSDSALQEAVSEQLPLLHSMYRDWPFFRANIDMLEMVLAKSDPDIAAYYDGRLVSEELRVLGSSLRTRLRNSVALVKQIRQQTQLLAENPVIRQSIEVRNPYIDPLHFLQAELLLRDRTQPDARLERALMVTMSGISAGMRNTG, encoded by the coding sequence ATGGCTGATCTGCACGAAGCGTTGCGCGATGATGTCCGAATGCTGGGGGACTGCCTGGGGCAGACTATAGAGACCCAGCTTGGCGAGGCTTTTCTGCAAAAGGTAGAGCGCATCCGCAAGCTGGCCAAGGCCGGGCGGCTGGAAGACAACAGCGAATACCATGAGTTGCTCAGTGCCCTGGGCGAGCTGAATGAAGACGAAGTGCTGCCCGTAGCCAGGGCCTTCACCCAGTTCCTTAACCTGGCCAATATTGCCGAAGAGCACCATCGCGTGCGCCGACGCCTGGAAGACAGTGGCAAGGATGCGCCGGCATCGCTGAGCCAGCTTTTTCTGCGCCTCAGTGATCGCGGCTTTAGCGTGCGCGAGATCGCCGATGGTCTTGGCAAGCTGAGTGTGGATCTGGTACTGACCGCGCACCCAACGGAAGTTAACCGTCGCACACTGATTCAGAAATTCGATGATATCGCCGATTGCCTCAAGCGCAATGATCGGGGGGAAAAGGTACAGCACCGCCTGCGCGAGCTGGTCAGCCAGATCTGGCACACCGATGAGATTCGCCAGCAGCGGCCGACACCGGTAGAGGAGGCCAAGTGGGGCTTTGCCGTGATCGAAAACTCCCTTTGGCAGGCGGTGCCCAAGTTTCTGCGCAGCCTTGATGAACAGCTGCAGGAAGTACTGGGAGAGGGGCTGCCACTGGATTGCTGCCCGGTGCGCTATTCCTCCTGGATGGGCGGCGACCGCGACGGCAATCCCAATGTGACCGCTGCGGTGACGCGCGAAGTGCTGCTGCTGTCGCGCTGGATGGCCACGGATCTGTATTACCGGGATATCGATCAGCTGCGGTCCGAGTTGTCGATGAGCCAGTGCAATGCCAGCCTGCGGGAGCGGGTCGGGGAGCAGTCCGAACCCTACCGCGCCTTGCTCGGCGAGGTGAGAGCAGCGCTGGGGCGTACCAAGGCCTGGCTCAAGGCGCAGCTCGATGGCAACCCGGAGCCCGCCAGGGGCATCCTGTTGCATGAGCAGGAGCTGCTGCAACCGTTGCTGCTCTGTCACCAGTCGCTCAGGGACTGCGGCATGCAGATTATTGCACAGGGCCGTCTGCAGGACATGATCAGGCGGATCGCCTGCTTTGGCATGACACTGGTAAAACTGGATATTCGCCAGAATGCCGACCGCCACGCCGGTGTGTTTGATGAACTGACCGCTTTCTATGGACTGGGCTGCTACAGCGACTGGGACGAGGCGCAGCGTCAGCAGTTTTTGCTGGCTGAGCTGAACAGTCCGCGGCCGCTCCTGCCCAGGGCCTGGCAGCCCTCTGCACTGGTGCAGGAAGTGCTGGACACCTGCAAGGTGGTAGCGGCCTCGCAGGAAAACTCCCTTGGCAGCTATGTGATTTCCATGGCCAGCCAGCCCTCGGATGTTCTGAGTGTCATCCTGCTACTGCAGGAGGCGGGTATCGGGCACAACATGCGCGTGGTGCCGCTGTTCGAGACCCTGTCGGATCTGCAGGGCGCTCATGGCTGTATCGATGCATTGCTGTCGCTGGACTGGTACCAGGACTACATTCAGGGCCAGCAGGAAGTGATGATTGGCTACTCGGACTCTGCCAAGGATGCCGGTCAGCTGGCGGCTGCCTGGGGCCAGTTCCAGGCCCAGGAAGAGCTCACCGCTGTCTGTCGCCGGCATCAGGTACACCTGACACTGTTTCACGGCCGTGGTGGTACCGTGGCCCGTGGCGGTGGCCCGAGCCATACCGCGATACTGGCCCAGCCGCCGGGATCGGTGGACCATGGTCTGCGGGTCACCGAACAGGGCGAAATGATTCGATTCAAGTTCGGCATACCGGAAATCGCGATCCGCAATATGGAGCTGTACACCGCCGCCGTGCTACAGGCCACGCTGGACCCGACACCGGGGCCATTACCGCAGTGGCGCAGCCAGATCGAGCGCATGGCCCTGAAAGGGTTGACGGAATACCGTGCGGTGGTGCGCGAAGATGAACACTTTGTGCCCTATTTCCGCGCCGCGACCCCGGAGCAGGAACTCGCCAAGCTGCCCCTGGGCTCGCGGCCGGCAAAACGTCGTACCGATGGGGGTATCGAGAGCCTGCGCGCCATTCCCTGGATCTTTGCCTGGACGCAGACGCGTCTGATGCTGCCGGCCTGGCTCGGGTCCGACAGCGCACTGCAGGAGGCCGTGTCCGAACAGTTGCCACTGCTGCACAGCATGTACCGCGACTGGCCGTTCTTTCGCGCCAATATCGACATGCTGGAAATGGTGCTGGCCAAGAGTGATCCGGATATCGCAGCCTACTACGATGGACGGCTGGTCTCGGAAGAGCTGCGGGTGCTGGGCTCAAGCCTGCGCACGCGCCTTCGCAACAGCGTCGCGCTGGTGAAACAGATCCGGCAGCAGACGCAGTTGCTGGCCGAGAATCCGGTGATTCGCCAGTCCATCGAGGTCCGCAATCCGTATATCGATCCGCTGCATTTCCTGCAGGCCGAGTTGCTGCTGCGTGACCGCACTCAACCCGATGCCAGGCTCGAGCGGGCGCTGATGGTGACAATGTCCGGTATCTCGGCGGGGATGCGCAACACGGGCTGA
- the adk gene encoding adenylate kinase: MRIILLGAPGAGKGTQAQYLTEKFNIPQISTGDMLRAAVKAGTPLGIKAKAVMDAGQLVSDDIIIGLVQERITQEDCANGFLFDGFPRTIPQADALKEAGVQIDAVIEIDVDNEEIIKRMSGRRVHPGSGRTYHLLFNAPKVEGKDDVTGEDLIQRADDQEDTVRARLKVYDEQTAPLISYYKSWGEADAASAPRYVYIQGVGSVDQIRDSIFAAL; encoded by the coding sequence ATGCGTATTATTCTTCTGGGCGCCCCCGGCGCCGGCAAGGGCACACAGGCACAGTACCTGACCGAGAAATTCAACATTCCGCAGATCTCCACCGGGGACATGCTGCGTGCTGCCGTCAAGGCCGGTACACCGCTAGGCATCAAGGCCAAGGCCGTGATGGATGCCGGTCAGCTGGTGTCCGATGACATCATCATTGGTCTGGTTCAGGAACGCATCACGCAGGAAGACTGTGCCAACGGTTTCCTGTTCGACGGTTTTCCGCGCACCATCCCCCAGGCTGACGCCCTGAAAGAGGCCGGTGTGCAGATCGATGCCGTGATTGAAATCGATGTCGACAACGAGGAAATCATCAAGCGCATGAGTGGCCGTCGCGTACACCCGGGCTCGGGTCGTACCTATCACCTGCTGTTCAATGCCCCCAAGGTGGAAGGCAAGGACGATGTCACCGGTGAAGACCTGATTCAGCGTGCCGACGACCAGGAAGATACCGTACGTGCCCGTCTCAAGGTGTACGATGAGCAGACCGCTCCGCTGATCAGCTACTACAAGAGCTGGGGCGAGGCGGATGCCGCCAGCGCACCGCGTTATGTCTATATTCAGGGCGTGGGCTCGGTAGACCAGATCCGCGACAGCATTTTCGCTGCGCTCTGA
- a CDS encoding thiosulfate oxidation carrier protein SoxY: MRRRLFVGRLGVAAAAFLLAPLRVQASWNSRAFESAALDAALTATFGRSDTVMALEIELKLPTTAHLGDLVPVMAQTHLPNVSRMALLVHENPRPLAALFEFGPNTLAEVAARVRLAQSSEVSVVVESDGQLFRNAQPVQVVLAGCGVAIDGGAAQ; this comes from the coding sequence ATGCGACGGCGCTTGTTTGTTGGACGTTTGGGAGTCGCCGCGGCGGCGTTCCTGCTGGCGCCTTTGCGCGTGCAGGCCAGTTGGAACTCGCGGGCCTTCGAAAGTGCGGCCCTGGATGCGGCGCTTACCGCCACCTTTGGTCGCAGTGATACGGTAATGGCGCTGGAAATTGAGCTGAAACTGCCCACGACGGCGCACCTCGGGGACCTGGTACCGGTGATGGCGCAGACGCATTTGCCCAATGTATCCAGGATGGCCCTGCTGGTACATGAAAACCCGCGTCCGCTGGCGGCGCTGTTCGAGTTCGGGCCCAATACCCTGGCGGAGGTCGCCGCCCGTGTTCGACTGGCGCAGTCGAGCGAGGTTTCAGTGGTTGTGGAGTCGGACGGGCAATTGTTCAGAAACGCTCAGCCGGTGCAGGTCGTGCTTGCGGGCTGCGGTGTAGCCATTGACGGCGGAGCGGCACAGTGA
- a CDS encoding thiosulfate oxidation carrier complex protein SoxZ gives MRVETSVRDDIITVRLFLQHDMAMQAGCVADSAQAVFIRELSVRYRGEKVFTADLSPALSADPFLRFRFRGTGGGTLAISWNDSQGADGAYSHEIA, from the coding sequence GTGAGAGTCGAAACCTCGGTCAGGGACGATATCATCACGGTACGGCTGTTTCTGCAGCACGATATGGCCATGCAGGCCGGCTGTGTGGCTGACAGCGCACAGGCGGTCTTTATTCGCGAACTCAGCGTGCGTTACCGGGGCGAGAAGGTGTTCACCGCGGATCTTTCGCCCGCGCTCTCGGCCGACCCCTTTCTGCGCTTTCGCTTTCGAGGCACGGGTGGAGGCACCCTTGCCATCAGCTGGAATGACAGCCAGGGTGCGGACGGCGCTTACAGTCACGAGATCGCCTAG
- the rlmB gene encoding 23S rRNA (guanosine(2251)-2'-O)-methyltransferase RlmB, with the protein MEDEILFGQHAVRTALKRDSKRIKRLLVQQGRNDERIQQVIDLASPVHVRPERVSRQELDRLADGGVHQGVLVLCDPILSKDEAFLDQLLDGLETAPFLLVLDGVTDPHNLGACLRTADAAGVQAVIAPKDKSAPLNSTVSKVACGAAEVVPYVQVTNLARTLQMLQERGIWITGTAGEAQQLVYDASLTGPMALIMGAEGKGMRRLTREHCDHLVKIPMSGEVSSLNVSVAAGVCLFEAVRQRREG; encoded by the coding sequence TTGGAAGACGAAATTCTGTTCGGTCAGCACGCGGTACGTACGGCGCTCAAGCGTGATTCCAAACGTATCAAGCGGCTGCTGGTACAGCAGGGGCGTAACGACGAGCGCATCCAGCAGGTGATCGACCTGGCGTCACCGGTGCATGTGCGCCCCGAGCGGGTCAGCCGCCAGGAGCTGGACCGCCTGGCCGATGGCGGTGTTCACCAGGGCGTGCTGGTACTGTGCGATCCGATTCTATCCAAGGACGAGGCCTTTCTGGACCAGTTGCTGGACGGGCTCGAGACGGCACCCTTTCTGCTGGTACTCGACGGTGTCACGGACCCCCACAACCTGGGCGCCTGCCTGCGGACCGCCGATGCGGCGGGTGTGCAGGCGGTGATTGCCCCCAAGGACAAGTCAGCGCCGCTGAACTCGACCGTGTCCAAGGTGGCCTGTGGTGCGGCCGAGGTGGTGCCCTATGTGCAGGTGACCAACCTTGCACGTACCCTGCAGATGCTGCAGGAGCGCGGCATCTGGATTACCGGCACGGCAGGCGAAGCCCAGCAGCTGGTTTATGATGCCAGCCTCACCGGCCCCATGGCGCTGATCATGGGGGCGGAAGGCAAGGGCATGCGCCGCCTGACCCGGGAGCACTGTGATCACCTGGTCAAGATTCCGATGTCCGGCGAGGTCAGCAGCCTGAACGTGTCGGTGGCCGCCGGGGTCTGCCTGTTCGAAGCCGTGCGTCAGCGCCGCGAGGGCTAA